From the genome of Streptomyces sp. V1I1, one region includes:
- a CDS encoding helix-turn-helix domain-containing protein: protein MLGAIGLDERQESAYRALVALGAAEVTDLAHRLALPETDTERALRRLEQQGLAAQSSARTGRWVAAPPGVALGALLTQQRHELDRAELAAALLADEYRAEATEPAVHDLVEVVTGASAIAHRFLHLQLGAAEEVCALVTGDPMAITATDNEAEEKVAQRGVTYRVVIERAVLAAPAGITELTAALGREEQVRVVDRVPTKLVVADRALAMLPLTARGAEPAALVVHASGLLESLMGLFEAVWREALPLRLGAGGGVSEEDAAGPDATDLEILSLLLAGMTDASVAKQLDLGLRTVQRRVKGLMELTGVTTRMQLGWQAYAKGWVARDLR, encoded by the coding sequence GTGCTGGGAGCGATAGGTCTCGACGAGAGACAGGAGTCGGCGTACCGCGCGCTGGTCGCGCTCGGGGCGGCGGAGGTCACCGATCTCGCCCACCGTCTCGCTCTGCCGGAGACGGACACCGAGCGCGCGCTGCGCCGACTGGAGCAACAGGGGCTGGCGGCGCAGTCGTCGGCCCGCACCGGCCGCTGGGTGGCGGCCCCGCCAGGCGTCGCGCTCGGCGCGCTGCTGACCCAGCAACGGCACGAGCTGGACCGGGCGGAGCTGGCGGCAGCGCTTCTCGCTGACGAGTACCGCGCCGAGGCCACCGAACCCGCCGTGCACGACCTGGTCGAGGTGGTGACGGGCGCGAGCGCCATCGCGCACCGTTTCCTACACCTCCAACTCGGTGCGGCCGAGGAGGTCTGCGCCCTGGTCACCGGCGATCCGATGGCCATCACCGCCACGGACAACGAGGCCGAGGAGAAGGTGGCGCAGCGCGGGGTGACGTACCGCGTGGTCATCGAGCGGGCGGTGCTTGCGGCACCCGCGGGCATCACCGAGCTGACCGCGGCGCTGGGCCGTGAGGAGCAGGTACGGGTGGTGGACCGGGTGCCGACCAAGCTTGTCGTCGCCGACCGCGCCCTGGCGATGCTGCCGCTGACGGCGCGCGGGGCCGAGCCCGCGGCGCTCGTAGTCCATGCGAGCGGGCTGCTGGAGTCGCTGATGGGCCTGTTCGAGGCGGTGTGGCGGGAGGCGCTGCCGCTGCGGCTCGGAGCGGGCGGCGGGGTTTCGGAGGAGGACGCGGCGGGGCCGGACGCCACGGATCTGGAGATCCTTTCGCTGCTGCTCGCCGGGATGACGGACGCGAGCGTGGCCAAGCAGCTGGACCTGGGGCTGCGGACCGTACAGCGCCGTGTGAAGGGGCTGATGGAGCTGACCGGCGTGACGACCCGGATGCAGCTCGGCTGGCAGGCGTACGCGAAGGGCTGGGTGGCTCGCGACCTGCGGTAG
- a CDS encoding PPOX class F420-dependent oxidoreductase codes for MTEFSEAERAYLSSQRLGRLATVDPKGQPQANPVGFFPQDDGTILIGGYALGTTKKWRNLKANPKVALVVDDIVSFRPWKVRGVDIRGEAELLTEPHELGPHFSEELIRIHPRKIHSWGLEE; via the coding sequence ATGACCGAATTCAGCGAAGCCGAGCGCGCGTACCTCTCGTCCCAGCGACTGGGCCGGCTGGCGACCGTCGACCCGAAGGGCCAGCCGCAGGCGAACCCGGTCGGTTTTTTCCCGCAGGACGACGGGACGATCCTGATCGGTGGCTATGCCCTGGGCACGACGAAGAAGTGGCGCAACCTGAAGGCGAACCCGAAGGTGGCGCTGGTCGTTGACGACATTGTGAGCTTCCGCCCGTGGAAGGTACGCGGAGTGGACATCCGGGGCGAGGCGGAACTCCTGACGGAGCCGCACGAGTTGGGGCCGCACTTCAGTGAGGAGCTGATCCGGATCCACCCGAGGAAGATTCACAGCTGGGGCTTGGAGGAGTAG
- a CDS encoding protein phosphatase 2C domain-containing protein, which produces MSQQGERPAAEDDWWNRLYDESAPDIGPAARAGDTLDDRFDSAADAVAADDPPDPPEAPEAAPEAERPRAWWEADAAARETPPRPTAPPRQRAPWEPPKAPERPPASPPLPPPEPPRPDPAVQAQTGGARPHVAYVGDGPPTYEAEPTALPAAQPQELDELVADTVLDGASYGTYTLRAVSIRGDSARYRGEPRRDALLTARFGTGDAALVLVAVASGARAAEGAHRAAADACRWIGTAVGRSHARLSEDIRAGRRGDLKSGLHRLTDRSFGKLRASAAEQGVEPQEYTANLRCLLLSADPECRTRVFFGVGGGGLFRLRDGVWQDLEPLVPEPAAARGEPVVGFGSPPSETPDGDRLTMDLGIATPPSPYIEAPPPPPAEPFRFRASVAHPGDALLLCSTGLAEPLRCEPALAKELGGRWAHGEPPGLAAFLADTQVRVKGYADDRTAVAVWEA; this is translated from the coding sequence ATGAGTCAGCAGGGGGAGAGGCCCGCCGCCGAGGACGACTGGTGGAACCGGCTGTACGACGAGTCCGCCCCGGACATAGGTCCCGCGGCGAGGGCGGGCGACACGCTGGACGACCGATTCGACTCCGCGGCGGATGCGGTGGCCGCGGACGACCCGCCCGACCCGCCTGAGGCGCCGGAAGCGGCGCCGGAAGCGGAGCGTCCGCGCGCCTGGTGGGAGGCGGATGCGGCCGCGCGGGAAACCCCGCCCCGGCCGACCGCGCCTCCACGGCAACGCGCCCCGTGGGAACCGCCGAAGGCCCCCGAACGACCGCCCGCGTCACCGCCCCTGCCGCCGCCCGAACCGCCCCGGCCCGACCCGGCCGTCCAGGCGCAGACCGGTGGCGCGCGGCCGCACGTCGCGTACGTCGGAGACGGCCCGCCCACCTACGAAGCCGAGCCCACCGCCCTGCCCGCCGCCCAGCCCCAGGAGTTGGACGAGCTCGTCGCCGACACCGTGCTCGACGGCGCGAGCTACGGCACGTACACCCTGCGCGCCGTCTCCATCCGCGGGGACTCCGCGCGCTACCGCGGTGAGCCGCGCCGCGACGCCCTGCTCACCGCGCGCTTCGGCACCGGCGACGCCGCGCTCGTCCTGGTCGCCGTCGCCAGCGGCGCGCGCGCCGCCGAGGGCGCCCATCGCGCCGCCGCCGACGCCTGCCGCTGGATCGGCACAGCCGTCGGCCGCAGCCACGCCCGCCTCTCCGAGGACATAAGGGCAGGCCGTCGCGGCGACCTCAAATCGGGCCTGCACCGGCTCACCGACCGCAGCTTCGGCAAGCTGCGCGCCAGCGCGGCCGAACAGGGCGTGGAGCCGCAGGAGTACACCGCCAACCTGCGGTGCCTGCTGCTCTCGGCCGACCCCGAGTGCCGTACCCGCGTGTTCTTCGGCGTCGGCGGTGGAGGCCTCTTCCGCCTCCGCGACGGTGTCTGGCAGGACCTCGAGCCCCTGGTTCCCGAGCCCGCGGCGGCCAGAGGCGAACCCGTTGTCGGATTCGGCTCACCGCCCTCCGAGACCCCGGACGGCGACCGGCTCACGATGGACCTGGGGATCGCGACGCCCCCGTCCCCGTACATCGAGGCACCGCCCCCGCCACCCGCCGAACCGTTCCGGTTCCGCGCCTCCGTGGCCCACCCGGGCGACGCCCTGTTGCTGTGCAGCACCGGCCTCGCCGAACCGCTGCGCTGCGAACCCGCCCTCGCCAAGGAGCTGGGCGGCCGCTGGGCGCACGGCGAGCCGCCGGGCCTGGCCGCGTTCCTCGCCGACACCCAGGTGAGGGTGAAGGGCTACGCCGACGACCGTACGGCTGTCGCAGTCTGGGAGGCGTAA
- a CDS encoding (2Fe-2S)-binding protein, translating to MTVPALLPALASPVGEAYARLAEVFPGLGVRELTAGERPPSGAGWVGAAELAGGGPALDAFLAWDNAQVLRDYGQQARPDVIASFGLHRYAWPACLLITVPWFLHRRVVRAPVEDVAFHRARGRMAVRVTEFACLPDDPAAQLPGARVVPDEEALRAEVRAAVAEHIGPVLDGFGPRMRRGERALWGMATDEIVEGLWYVAHLLGEEQRAVVELEQLLPGTTKPYVGTAGFRELAGPGGEPLPTRDRASCCLFYTLRPDDTCVTCPRTCDADRVSKLRPNV from the coding sequence ATGACCGTTCCCGCCCTGTTGCCCGCCCTTGCCTCGCCCGTCGGCGAGGCGTACGCGCGCCTGGCCGAGGTCTTCCCCGGGCTGGGGGTGCGGGAACTCACTGCGGGCGAGCGGCCTCCGTCCGGCGCGGGCTGGGTGGGCGCGGCCGAGCTCGCCGGCGGGGGACCCGCCCTCGACGCCTTTCTCGCCTGGGACAACGCTCAGGTCCTGCGGGACTACGGACAGCAGGCCCGCCCCGACGTGATCGCCAGCTTCGGCCTGCACCGCTATGCCTGGCCCGCCTGTCTGCTGATCACGGTCCCCTGGTTTCTGCACCGCCGGGTGGTGCGGGCGCCGGTCGAGGACGTCGCCTTCCACCGCGCGCGTGGGCGGATGGCTGTCCGGGTGACAGAGTTCGCCTGCCTGCCGGACGACCCCGCGGCGCAGCTGCCCGGCGCCCGTGTCGTACCGGACGAGGAGGCGCTGCGCGCCGAGGTTCGCGCCGCCGTCGCCGAGCACATCGGGCCCGTCCTGGACGGCTTCGGGCCGCGGATGCGCCGCGGCGAGCGCGCGCTGTGGGGCATGGCGACCGACGAGATCGTCGAAGGCCTTTGGTACGTCGCGCATCTGCTCGGCGAGGAGCAGCGCGCCGTCGTGGAGCTCGAGCAGCTGCTGCCGGGCACCACCAAGCCGTACGTCGGCACCGCCGGCTTCCGTGAGCTCGCCGGACCGGGCGGCGAGCCGCTGCCGACCCGCGACCGGGCAAGCTGCTGCCTCTTCTACACGCTGCGGCCCGACGACACCTGCGTCACCTGTCCGCGCACGTGCGATGCCGACCGAGTGAGCAAACTGCGGCCGAACGTCTGA
- a CDS encoding DUF456 domain-containing protein, translating to MGVWQLLMVGLVMLLGLFGVLVPGVPGRWLIWAAILWWSMNVKSVPAWAFLVASTVVLLIDQVVVWQLPPRRPRGVGVTRRMVVWAGAGALVGFILVPVVGAIPGFIGGIYASERRRLGGHGPAVASTRAVMRAVGTSVLVELFACLLVVGAWLGVVISG from the coding sequence ATGGGCGTGTGGCAGCTCCTGATGGTCGGCCTGGTGATGCTGCTGGGCCTGTTCGGGGTACTGGTCCCCGGCGTGCCGGGACGCTGGCTGATATGGGCCGCCATCCTGTGGTGGTCGATGAACGTGAAGTCCGTTCCCGCCTGGGCGTTTCTGGTGGCCTCGACGGTGGTGCTGCTGATCGACCAGGTCGTGGTGTGGCAGCTGCCGCCGCGCCGGCCGCGTGGGGTGGGGGTGACCCGGCGCATGGTGGTGTGGGCGGGCGCGGGGGCGCTCGTCGGTTTCATCCTGGTGCCCGTCGTGGGCGCGATACCGGGATTCATCGGGGGGATCTACGCCTCCGAGCGGCGGCGGCTCGGCGGGCACGGCCCGGCGGTGGCCTCCACCCGGGCGGTGATGCGGGCGGTGGGGACGAGTGTGCTGGTGGAGCTGTTCGCCTGTCTGCTGGTCGTGGGGGCGTGGCTGGGCGTGGTGATCTCGGGCTGA
- a CDS encoding ATP-binding protein: protein MTGRQGGAGPAASGHGREPGAEGDPGGRLRRRLGCADLTAVPEVRRALRELLRHWGKQDTAEVAELLASELVTNALVHTDHGAVVTATVAASTLRVEVRDFMAGLPVPHVPAAAHLGTHGRGLVLVQSLADAWGVRTHGVGKVVWFELHERPA, encoded by the coding sequence ATGACTGGGCGTCAGGGAGGGGCCGGGCCTGCCGCGAGTGGGCACGGCCGGGAACCTGGGGCGGAGGGGGACCCGGGCGGTCGGCTGCGCCGCCGATTAGGCTGCGCGGATCTCACCGCTGTCCCTGAAGTACGACGTGCGCTGCGGGAGTTGCTGCGGCACTGGGGAAAGCAGGACACGGCGGAGGTGGCCGAGCTGCTCGCCAGCGAGCTGGTGACCAATGCGCTGGTCCACACCGATCACGGCGCGGTGGTCACAGCCACCGTCGCCGCCTCCACACTCCGCGTGGAGGTACGGGACTTCATGGCCGGACTGCCGGTGCCGCATGTGCCGGCAGCAGCGCACCTCGGCACCCACGGCAGAGGGCTGGTCCTGGTGCAGAGTCTCGCGGACGCGTGGGGCGTGCGCACCCACGGCGTGGGCAAGGTGGTCTGGTTCGAGCTGCACGAAAGGCCGGCCTGA
- a CDS encoding pyruvate dehydrogenase, whose product MAKQNVAEQFVDILVRAGVQRLYGVVGDSLNPVVDAIRRNSAIDWVQVRHEEAAAFAAGAEAQITGKLAACAGSCGPGNLHLINGLYDAHRSMAPVLALASHIPSSEIGLGYFQETHPDQLFRECSHYSELISNPQQMPRLLQTAIQHAIGRGGVSVVSLPGDIASQSAPEKSIEHALVTSRPTVRPGDSEIDKLVRMIDDADRVTLFCGSGTAGAHAEVMEFAERIKSPVGHALRGKEWIQYENPFDVGMSGLLGYGAAYEATHECDLLILLGTDFPYNAFLPDDVKIAQVDVRPEHLGRRSKLDLAVWGDVRETLRCLTPRVRAKTDRRFLDKMLKKHADALEGVIKAYTRKVEKHVPIHPEYVASVLDELADDDAVFTVDTGMCNVWAARYLSPNGRRRIIGSFSHGSMANALPQAIGAQFIDRNRQVVSMSGDGGFTMLMGDFLTLVQYDLPVKIVLFNNSSLSMVELEMLVAGLPSYGTTNRNPDFAAIARAAGAHGVRVEKPKQLAGALKDAFRHKGPALVDVVTDPNALSIPPKISAEMVTGFALSASKIVLDGGVGRMVQMARSNLRNVPRL is encoded by the coding sequence ATGGCCAAGCAGAATGTGGCGGAGCAGTTCGTCGACATCCTTGTCCGCGCCGGCGTCCAGCGGCTGTACGGAGTCGTCGGTGACAGCCTCAACCCCGTCGTCGACGCCATCCGCCGCAATTCCGCCATCGACTGGGTCCAGGTCAGGCACGAGGAGGCCGCCGCCTTCGCGGCGGGCGCCGAGGCCCAGATCACCGGGAAGCTCGCGGCCTGCGCCGGTTCCTGCGGCCCGGGCAACCTCCACCTCATCAACGGGCTGTACGACGCCCACCGCTCCATGGCCCCAGTGCTCGCCCTCGCCTCGCACATCCCCTCCAGCGAGATCGGCCTCGGCTACTTCCAGGAGACCCACCCCGACCAGCTGTTCCGCGAGTGCAGCCACTACAGCGAGCTGATCTCCAACCCGCAGCAGATGCCGCGCCTGCTGCAGACCGCGATCCAGCACGCCATCGGCCGCGGCGGCGTCAGCGTCGTCTCGCTCCCCGGCGACATCGCCTCGCAGTCAGCCCCGGAGAAGTCGATCGAGCACGCCCTGGTCACCTCCCGTCCCACCGTGCGGCCGGGAGACTCGGAGATCGACAAGCTGGTCAGGATGATCGACGATGCGGACAGGGTCACGCTCTTCTGCGGCAGCGGCACGGCGGGCGCGCACGCCGAGGTCATGGAGTTCGCCGAGCGCATCAAGTCCCCGGTCGGGCACGCGCTGCGCGGCAAGGAGTGGATTCAGTACGAGAACCCCTTCGACGTCGGCATGAGCGGCCTGCTCGGCTACGGCGCGGCCTACGAAGCCACCCACGAGTGCGACCTGCTGATCCTGCTCGGCACGGACTTCCCGTACAACGCCTTCCTCCCCGACGACGTCAAGATCGCTCAGGTCGACGTCAGGCCCGAACACCTGGGCCGCCGCTCCAAGCTGGATCTGGCCGTCTGGGGCGACGTACGCGAGACGCTGCGCTGTCTCACCCCGCGCGTGCGGGCCAAGACGGACCGCAGGTTCCTCGACAAGATGCTGAAGAAGCACGCCGACGCGCTCGAGGGTGTGATCAAGGCGTACACCCGCAAGGTGGAGAAGCACGTCCCGATCCACCCCGAGTACGTCGCTTCCGTGCTGGACGAACTCGCCGACGACGACGCGGTGTTCACCGTCGACACGGGCATGTGCAATGTGTGGGCGGCCCGCTATCTCTCGCCCAACGGCCGCCGCCGGATCATCGGCTCGTTCAGCCACGGCTCGATGGCGAACGCCCTGCCGCAGGCCATCGGCGCCCAGTTCATCGACCGGAACCGACAGGTCGTCTCGATGTCGGGCGACGGCGGCTTCACCATGCTGATGGGCGACTTCCTCACCCTCGTCCAGTACGACCTGCCTGTGAAGATCGTCCTGTTCAACAACTCCTCACTGAGCATGGTGGAGTTGGAGATGCTGGTGGCGGGACTCCCGTCGTACGGAACCACCAACCGCAACCCGGATTTCGCGGCGATCGCGCGGGCGGCGGGGGCGCACGGCGTACGGGTTGAGAAGCCCAAGCAGCTCGCGGGCGCGCTCAAGGACGCCTTCCGGCACAAGGGCCCCGCCCTGGTGGATGTGGTCACCGACCCGAACGCGCTCTCCATCCCGCCGAAGATCAGCGCGGAGATGGTGACGGGCTTCGCGCTCTCCGCCAGCAAGATCGTGCTGGACGGGGGCGTAGGCCGGATGGTCCAGATGGCCCGCTCCAACCTGCGGAACGTGCCGAGGCTCTGA
- a CDS encoding glycoside hydrolase family 95-like protein, whose amino-acid sequence MATAPDPSRDPSRRTVLATGTAIGGALVVGAAGAIPAQAAPSSALVGADSLTAPEDSWRTVLDDADLVWQKMPKTWYEGPYLGNGYLGSGIYAEPGGKNAVRFNVQHSEVQDHRPQFGSLFGLARLPIGHFTLEPVGAITGLDWRLRLRDAELTGTITTTAGTLRLRAFVHTKTSVLAVEITPSEGEKNFRWVFHPADAISPRAAFRPLPDGYTGNPPAVVERHGELTAAVQPLLAGGQHVTAWRERTQDQKRTLYVSVAHSFPKTTARDRALRTVRGASSVPYDVLALPHRTWWERFYRKSFLSLPDARLQRFYWIQLYKTAAAARRDAPVMATCGPWLESTPWPNTWWNLNVQLEYWLIQGSNHLELDAVTRALGEFRDQLTAEVAAPYRGDSAGIPRTTDTRLVNGGATPNGNGYGVGIPGQNPPTPEVGNLAWALHNVWLTYRHTMDQSLLRDLLFPLLRKAVNYYLHFLGPGPDGKLHLPPTFSPEYGVDAPDCNYDLMLLRWGCRTLIDSAAELGISDPLEPRWQEVLTRLVPYPVDANGYMIGAGVPFAKSHRHYSHLLAVYPLYEITGRTPQERALIEKSLSHWVSFEGALQGYTFTGAASMSALLGKGEDALKYLGELMTRFIQANTMYKESGPVIETPLSAAQSLHDMVCQSWGGVIRVFPALPAAWRELVVHDFRTQGAFLLSAVREAGRTRWIRITSEAGAPCVVRHGIEGEIEVRDGRDGRGGRLRWEEAGDGTIRIRLRKGESALITARGDRPDLRIRPVKPNAPAPAWGLPA is encoded by the coding sequence ATGGCCACTGCACCAGACCCGTCCAGGGACCCGTCCAGGAGAACCGTCCTTGCCACGGGCACGGCGATCGGCGGAGCGCTGGTGGTGGGCGCCGCCGGTGCGATCCCCGCGCAGGCGGCGCCCTCGTCCGCTCTCGTCGGGGCAGACTCCCTCACCGCGCCCGAGGACTCCTGGCGCACGGTCCTCGACGACGCCGACCTCGTCTGGCAGAAGATGCCGAAGACTTGGTACGAGGGCCCGTATCTCGGCAACGGCTACCTCGGCTCCGGCATCTACGCCGAGCCCGGAGGCAAGAACGCCGTCCGCTTCAATGTCCAGCACTCCGAAGTCCAGGACCACCGCCCGCAGTTCGGCTCCCTCTTCGGCCTCGCCCGGCTGCCCATCGGCCACTTCACTCTGGAGCCCGTCGGCGCCATCACCGGTCTCGACTGGCGGCTGCGGCTGCGCGACGCCGAACTGACCGGCACCATCACCACCACGGCGGGCACCCTGCGCCTGCGCGCCTTCGTGCACACCAAAACGTCCGTACTCGCCGTCGAGATCACCCCGAGTGAGGGCGAGAAGAACTTCCGCTGGGTCTTCCACCCGGCCGATGCCATCAGTCCGCGCGCCGCCTTCCGTCCGCTGCCCGACGGGTACACCGGCAACCCGCCGGCCGTCGTCGAGCGCCACGGCGAACTGACGGCCGCCGTCCAGCCGTTGCTCGCGGGCGGCCAGCATGTCACCGCCTGGCGGGAGCGGACCCAGGACCAGAAGCGGACGCTGTACGTTTCCGTCGCGCACTCGTTCCCGAAGACGACCGCCCGCGACCGGGCGCTGCGTACGGTGCGGGGCGCGTCCTCGGTTCCGTACGACGTACTCGCGCTCCCCCACCGCACCTGGTGGGAGCGCTTCTACCGCAAGAGCTTCCTGTCGCTGCCCGACGCGCGGCTGCAGCGGTTCTACTGGATCCAGCTGTACAAGACGGCAGCGGCGGCCCGGCGCGACGCCCCCGTCATGGCGACCTGCGGCCCCTGGCTGGAGTCCACCCCCTGGCCCAACACCTGGTGGAACCTCAACGTCCAGCTGGAGTACTGGCTGATCCAGGGGTCGAACCATCTCGAACTCGACGCCGTCACACGGGCGCTGGGCGAATTCCGGGACCAGCTGACGGCCGAGGTCGCCGCCCCCTACCGCGGCGACTCCGCGGGCATCCCCCGCACCACCGACACCCGCCTGGTCAACGGCGGCGCCACCCCGAACGGCAACGGCTACGGCGTCGGCATCCCCGGCCAGAACCCGCCGACCCCCGAGGTCGGCAACCTGGCCTGGGCGCTGCACAACGTCTGGCTGACCTACCGTCACACCATGGACCAGTCGCTGCTGCGCGACCTCCTCTTCCCGCTGCTGCGCAAGGCGGTCAACTACTACCTGCACTTCCTCGGCCCCGGCCCGGACGGCAAGCTGCATCTGCCGCCGACGTTCTCGCCGGAGTACGGCGTGGACGCACCCGACTGCAACTACGACCTCATGCTGTTGCGCTGGGGCTGCCGCACGCTCATCGACTCGGCCGCCGAACTGGGCATCTCCGATCCGCTGGAGCCCCGTTGGCAGGAGGTCCTGACCAGACTCGTCCCCTATCCGGTGGACGCGAACGGCTACATGATCGGCGCCGGGGTCCCCTTCGCGAAGTCGCACCGTCACTACTCGCATCTCCTCGCGGTCTATCCGCTGTACGAGATCACCGGCCGCACGCCGCAGGAGCGCGCCCTGATCGAAAAGTCGCTCAGCCACTGGGTCAGCTTCGAAGGGGCGCTGCAGGGCTATACGTTCACGGGCGCGGCGTCCATGTCCGCGCTGCTGGGCAAGGGCGAGGACGCACTGAAGTATCTGGGCGAGCTGATGACCCGCTTCATCCAGGCCAACACCATGTACAAGGAGTCGGGCCCGGTCATCGAGACCCCGCTCTCGGCGGCGCAGTCGCTGCACGACATGGTGTGCCAGTCGTGGGGCGGGGTGATCCGGGTCTTCCCGGCGCTGCCGGCGGCGTGGCGGGAACTGGTCGTGCACGACTTCCGTACGCAGGGGGCGTTCCTGCTCAGCGCGGTACGGGAGGCGGGCAGGACCCGCTGGATCCGGATCACGAGCGAGGCCGGCGCGCCGTGCGTCGTACGACACGGCATCGAGGGCGAGATCGAGGTCCGCGACGGGCGGGACGGGCGAGGCGGTCGGCTGCGATGGGAGGAGGCGGGCGACGGCACGATCCGCATCCGGCTGCGGAAGGGCGAATCGGCGCTGATCACGGCGCGGGGGGACCGTCCGGACCTCCGCATCCGCCCGGTGAAGCCGAACGCGCCGGCCCCGGCGTGGGGGCTGCCGGCCTGA
- a CDS encoding DUF2637 domain-containing protein produces the protein MRLTDISLNWLLPGGVMLVGVLVAVAVLARGRRAGDKAAAEDSWERSEERRRRKEAVYGTASYVLLFCCAAVAAALSFHGLVGFGRENLSLSGGWEYLVPFGLDGAAMFCSVLAVREASHGDAALGSRLLVWTFAGAAAWFNWVHAPRGLSHAGAPQFFAGMSLSAAVLFDRALKQTRRAALREQGLVPRPLPQIRIVRWLRAPRETFGAWSLMLLEGVRTLDEAVDEVREDRQEKQRNRLRRRDREKLERAQIRALNRQHRAWGRVHGDRRAELPALGSTAGSTQTASGGVASGVGSVAEPVIAEPGQLPLRSRPSLQAVKAANGTEPHTVDLTAEDDTLTLPRLDSLERKLRDLEQQYG, from the coding sequence ATGAGACTGACCGACATATCACTGAACTGGCTGCTTCCTGGCGGCGTGATGCTCGTGGGAGTCCTGGTGGCGGTGGCGGTGCTCGCGCGCGGCAGGCGCGCCGGTGACAAGGCCGCGGCCGAGGACTCCTGGGAGCGCAGCGAGGAGCGCCGACGGCGCAAGGAAGCGGTCTACGGCACGGCTTCCTATGTGCTCCTGTTCTGCTGCGCGGCGGTCGCCGCCGCGCTCTCCTTCCACGGCCTGGTCGGCTTCGGCCGGGAGAATCTCAGCCTCAGCGGAGGCTGGGAGTATCTGGTCCCCTTCGGCCTCGACGGCGCGGCCATGTTCTGCTCGGTGCTCGCGGTGCGCGAGGCCAGCCATGGCGACGCGGCACTCGGCTCACGGCTGCTGGTGTGGACCTTCGCGGGCGCGGCCGCCTGGTTCAACTGGGTCCATGCGCCACGGGGGTTGAGCCACGCGGGTGCCCCGCAGTTCTTCGCCGGCATGTCGCTCTCGGCCGCGGTGCTGTTCGACCGCGCGCTGAAGCAGACCCGCAGGGCCGCGCTGCGCGAGCAGGGCCTGGTGCCCCGCCCGCTGCCGCAGATCCGGATCGTACGGTGGCTGAGGGCACCCCGGGAGACCTTCGGCGCCTGGTCGCTGATGCTGCTCGAAGGCGTACGCACTCTGGACGAGGCGGTCGACGAGGTCCGCGAGGACCGGCAGGAGAAGCAGCGGAACCGTCTGCGCAGGCGGGACAGGGAGAAGCTGGAGCGGGCGCAGATAAGGGCACTGAACCGGCAGCACCGGGCCTGGGGCCGCGTTCACGGCGACCGCCGGGCGGAGCTTCCCGCCCTCGGCTCCACGGCGGGATCCACGCAGACCGCCTCCGGCGGCGTCGCGTCCGGCGTCGGGTCCGTCGCGGAGCCCGTCATAGCCGAGCCTGGGCAGCTGCCGCTTCGTTCCCGGCCCTCCCTCCAGGCCGTGAAGGCGGCCAACGGCACCGAGCCGCACACGGTCGACCTCACCGCCGAGGACGACACTCTGACACTGCCGCGTCTCGACTCCCTGGAGCGGAAACTCAGGGATCTCGAGCAGCAGTACGGGTAG